One region of Brassica napus cultivar Da-Ae chromosome A10, Da-Ae, whole genome shotgun sequence genomic DNA includes:
- the LOC125578961 gene encoding uncharacterized protein LOC125578961 yields the protein MADLKGKGILYEDDDEPIKLTEQDDSQVIKEFRMSLIGKVLNPKKQNVEKLLQSMPTQWGLQDRIIANDLGKGIFLFNFTTEEDLMSVLQKGPFHYNYCMFVLVRWEPVVHDDYPWIIPFWVQLYGLPLHLWTVTNLKNIGSRIGHVDVDSIELTEGRMRIEVNSRRPLKFKRKVESPDAEEVAIEIKYDMLFKHCTTCGLMSHEKGYCPTMEPPARVSSERGGVFTRVQVPQLRNTRQPSLNEYNQPSLRRDVEPARNRAEIREMASRWSATRNQIMVRGRYQDDHAYQNRNTGAGDRFRSHSDRIIRRRDERQSGNRYGGSRYQHGPYDRKEELTWR from the coding sequence ATGGCGGATCTAAAAGGCAAAGGGATCCTCTATGAGGATGATGACGAGCCGATCAAGCTAACGGAACAAGATGATTCTCAAGTCATTAAAGAGTTTCGTATGTCGCTGATTGGCAAGGTTTTAAACCCGAAGAAGCAAAACGTTGAAAAACTGCTTCAGTCAATGCCAACTCAATGGGGTTTACAAGATCGTATTATTGCGAATGATCTAGGCAAAGGGATTTTCTTATTCAACTTCACTACGGAAGAAGATCTTATGTCTGTCCTCCAAAAGGGGCCTTTCCATTACAACTATTGCATGTTTGTATTGGTAAGGTGGGAACCAGTTGTCCATGATGACTATCCTTGGATCATCCCATTCTGGGTTCAGCTCTATGGCTTGCCCTTGCACCTATGGACAGTTACAAACCTGAAGAATATTGGTAGCCGCATTGGCCATGTTGATGTTGATTCCATTGAGCTTACAGAAGGTCGTATGCGAATTGAGGTCAATTCGAGGCGGCCGTTAAAGTTCAAACGAAAGGTGGAATCTCCTGATGCAGAGGAGGTAGCGATAGAGATAAAGTATGACATGCTGTTTAAGCATTGTACCACCTGTGGCCTTATGTCACATGAGAAAGGATATTGTCCTACAATGGAGCCTCCAGCTCGAGTATCATCGGAGAGAGGGGGAGTTTTCACTCGCGTTCAGGTACCACAGCTTCGTAATACTCGTCAGCCATCGTTGAATGAGTATAATCAGCCGTCTCTGCGACGAGATGTTGAGCCTGCTCGTAATAGGGCTGAAATCAGAGAAATGGCTTCTAGGTGGTCTGCAACGAGAAACCAGATTATGGTTAGAGGCAGGTATCAAGATGATCATGCTTATCAGAATCGTAACACAGGGGCTGGTGACCGGTTTCGATCACATTCTGATAGGATAATAAGAAGACGCGATGAGAGGCAGAGCGGCAATAGGTATGGTGGTAGTCGATACCAGCATGGCCCATACGATCGAAAGGAGGAGCTAACATGGCGTTAG